In one Armatimonadota bacterium genomic region, the following are encoded:
- the mreC gene encoding rod shape-determining protein MreC — MGERRRAVLFIALLVAALALLTGQVRGQERRAVGVVGRSLLTLMAPVQTSMARVADAVARAWALYTEIGRLRVENARLREEVERLSQEAARLRETAAAAQRLEALLAFRAQTPYRVVAARVVGRDPARWFATIVVDRGSRDGVTRNAPVVSGQGAVGRVIETTPFTARVLLLTDPRSAVGVVLQESRQVAVVEGTGEQVLHLKYLSRARAVRVGERVITSGQGGVFPKGLLVGQVEAVRDVPGGAFREGRVRAAPDLSRVEEVLILLPEPGPAPAR; from the coding sequence ATGGGGGAGCGGCGGCGCGCGGTTCTCTTCATCGCGCTGCTGGTGGCGGCGCTGGCGCTGCTCACCGGCCAGGTGCGGGGGCAGGAGCGCCGCGCCGTGGGCGTGGTGGGCCGCTCGCTGCTCACCCTGATGGCGCCGGTGCAGACCTCCATGGCCCGGGTGGCCGACGCCGTGGCCCGGGCCTGGGCCCTCTACACCGAGATCGGCCGGCTGCGCGTGGAGAACGCCCGGCTGCGCGAGGAGGTGGAGCGCCTCAGCCAGGAGGCGGCCCGGCTGCGCGAGACGGCCGCGGCGGCGCAGCGCCTGGAGGCGCTGCTGGCCTTCCGCGCCCAGACGCCGTACCGGGTAGTCGCGGCGCGGGTGGTGGGGCGCGACCCGGCCCGGTGGTTCGCCACCATCGTCGTCGACCGGGGCAGTCGCGACGGGGTGACGCGCAACGCGCCGGTGGTGAGCGGGCAGGGCGCGGTGGGGCGGGTGATCGAGACGACGCCGTTCACCGCGCGGGTCCTGCTCCTCACCGACCCGCGCAGCGCCGTCGGCGTCGTGCTCCAGGAGTCGCGCCAGGTAGCCGTGGTGGAGGGGACGGGGGAGCAGGTGCTCCACCTGAAGTACCTCTCCCGGGCCCGCGCGGTGCGGGTGGGCGAGCGGGTGATCACCTCGGGGCAGGGAGGCGTCTTCCCCAAGGGGCTGCTGGTGGGGCAGGTGGAGGCGGTGCGGGACGTCCCCGGCGGCGCCTTCCGGGAGGGGCGCGTGCGCGCCGCCCCCGACCTCAGCCGGGTGGAGGAGGTGCTGATCCTCCTCCCTGAGCCGGGGCCCGCCCCGGCCCGCTGA
- a CDS encoding rod shape-determining protein, whose product MFSWLMGRVVRDMGVDLGTANTLVYVRHEGIVLREPSVVARSVEDGQILAVGEEAKRMLGRTPGHITATRPLRDGVIADFETTSAMLAYFIKKGMRNRGLFRPRVIVGIPSGVTEVEKRAVTDATLQAGAREAYLIEEPMAAAIGAGLPVSEPVGSMVVDIGGGTTEVAVIALGGIVTSRSIRIGGDEMDEAIIQYVRRAYNLLIGERTAEEIKIAIGSAYPLNHADEVVEVRGRDLLSGLPRTVRLTATEVREAMAEPIQAIVEAVKQTLERTPPELAADIVDRGIVLSGGGALLRGMDRLLAEETGMPVTLTDDPLSDVALGTGRALEEIETLRKVLITPKKS is encoded by the coding sequence ATGTTCTCGTGGTTGATGGGACGGGTGGTGCGGGACATGGGCGTGGACCTGGGCACCGCCAACACCCTGGTCTACGTCCGGCACGAGGGGATCGTGCTGCGGGAGCCCTCCGTCGTGGCCCGCAGCGTCGAGGACGGGCAGATCCTGGCGGTGGGGGAGGAGGCCAAGCGCATGCTGGGCCGCACCCCCGGGCACATCACCGCCACCCGGCCGCTGCGCGACGGCGTCATCGCCGACTTCGAGACCACCTCGGCGATGCTGGCGTACTTCATCAAGAAGGGGATGCGCAACCGGGGGCTCTTCCGTCCCCGGGTGATCGTGGGCATCCCCTCCGGCGTCACCGAGGTGGAGAAGCGGGCGGTGACCGACGCGACGCTGCAGGCCGGTGCGCGCGAGGCCTACCTGATCGAGGAGCCCATGGCGGCGGCCATCGGGGCCGGGCTGCCGGTCTCCGAGCCGGTGGGCAGCATGGTGGTGGACATCGGCGGCGGGACCACCGAGGTGGCGGTCATCGCGCTGGGGGGGATTGTCACCTCGCGCTCCATCCGCATCGGCGGCGACGAGATGGACGAGGCCATCATCCAGTACGTGCGCCGCGCCTACAACCTGCTCATCGGCGAGCGCACCGCGGAGGAGATCAAGATCGCCATCGGGTCGGCCTACCCGCTCAACCACGCCGACGAGGTGGTGGAGGTGCGCGGCCGCGACCTCCTCTCCGGGCTGCCGCGCACCGTGCGCCTCACCGCCACCGAGGTGCGGGAGGCGATGGCGGAGCCGATCCAGGCCATCGTCGAGGCGGTGAAGCAGACGCTGGAGCGCACGCCGCCCGAGCTGGCCGCCGACATCGTCGACCGCGGCATCGTGCTCAGCGGCGGCGGCGCGCTGCTGCGGGGGATGGACCGGCTGCTGGCCGAGGAGACCGGTATGCCCGTCACCCTGACCGACGACCCCCTCTCCGACGTGGCGCTGGGGACGGGGCGGGCGCTGGAGGAGATCGAGACCCTCCGCAAGGTCCTGATCACGCCGAAGAAGAGCTGA
- the radC gene encoding DNA repair protein RadC: MTLAPLALPPAARPRERLRRAGAAALAPTELLALLLGTGGPGRRAVRVAEGLLATFESLGRLSRAGVEELEQVPGVGPAKAAALVAAFELGRRAAVPEEARPVVRSAADAARWLVPVMGALEREHFRVLVLNTRHEVLAAVDVAVGGLNAAAVHPRDVFTEAVRRRAAAVILAHNHPSGHPDPSPDDLALTRRLCDAGRIVGVDVLDHLVIGHGRYVSLRERGVL, from the coding sequence GTGACGCTGGCACCGCTCGCCCTTCCGCCGGCCGCGCGCCCCCGGGAGCGCCTCCGCCGCGCCGGGGCGGCGGCGCTCGCTCCCACCGAGCTCCTGGCCCTCCTGCTCGGGACCGGCGGTCCCGGGCGGCGGGCCGTCAGGGTGGCGGAAGGCCTCCTGGCCACCTTCGAGTCCCTCGGCCGCCTCAGCCGGGCAGGCGTGGAGGAGCTCGAGCAGGTGCCCGGGGTGGGACCGGCCAAGGCCGCGGCGCTGGTGGCTGCCTTCGAGCTGGGGCGCCGGGCGGCGGTTCCGGAGGAGGCCCGGCCGGTCGTCCGCTCCGCCGCCGATGCCGCCCGGTGGCTGGTCCCGGTCATGGGGGCGCTGGAGCGGGAGCACTTCCGGGTGCTGGTCCTCAACACCCGCCACGAGGTCCTGGCGGCGGTGGACGTGGCCGTGGGCGGGCTGAACGCCGCCGCCGTCCACCCCCGGGACGTCTTCACCGAGGCGGTGCGGCGGCGGGCCGCCGCGGTGATCCTGGCCCACAACCACCCCTCGGGCCACCCCGACCCCAGCCCGGACGACCTGGCCCTCACCCGGCGGTTGTGCGACGCCGGGCGGATCGTGGGCGTCGATGTCCTGGACCACCTGGTAATCGGGCATGGGAGATACGTCAGTTTGCGGGAACGGGGCGTCCTTTAG
- a CDS encoding Maf family protein, whose product MSAVTSSPLVLASSSPRRAELLRLLGLAFTVHPVGDEAASPAAEAPDAPVGPAEAGGREAGSCRDAPGAAALRARRLARAKAEAAAPHYPGAVVIGADTIVVVDGRALGKPRDAAEAAAMLRQLGGRTHHVATGIAVVRADRDLRLDAVTLTAVTFRPLSEDEIAAYVATGEPFDKAGGYGIQGRAAIFVERIEGDYYGVVGLPLAPLALLLRRAGVRVL is encoded by the coding sequence GTGAGCGCCGTGACCTCCTCGCCGCTGGTCCTCGCCTCCTCCTCGCCGCGCCGGGCGGAACTCCTGCGCCTGCTCGGCCTGGCCTTCACCGTCCACCCCGTGGGGGACGAGGCGGCCTCCCCGGCGGCCGAGGCGCCCGATGCCCCGGTCGGGCCTGCGGAGGCAGGCGGCCGCGAGGCCGGATCCTGCCGCGACGCCCCGGGCGCCGCCGCCCTCCGTGCCCGCCGGCTGGCCAGGGCCAAGGCCGAGGCTGCCGCGCCGCACTATCCGGGGGCCGTGGTCATCGGCGCGGACACCATCGTCGTGGTGGACGGCCGGGCGCTGGGAAAACCGCGCGATGCGGCGGAAGCGGCCGCCATGCTGCGGCAGCTCGGCGGCCGGACCCACCACGTGGCCACGGGGATCGCCGTGGTGCGCGCCGACCGGGACCTGCGCCTGGACGCCGTCACCCTCACGGCGGTCACGTTCCGCCCGCTCTCGGAGGACGAGATCGCCGCCTACGTGGCCACGGGGGAGCCCTTCGACAAGGCGGGCGGCTACGGCATCCAGGGGCGGGCGGCCATCTTCGTCGAGCGCATCGAGGGGGACTACTACGGGGTGGTGGGGCTCCCGCTGGCGCCGCTGGCGCTCCTCCTCCGCCGGGCCGGAGTGCGCGTGCTGTGA
- a CDS encoding DUF4321 domain-containing protein: MARGRRARNPWGILVLVILLGGLLGSVIAEALVAYPALAFLGRDIRAGIDPPFTVDLRLLTVTFGATVRLNLAMVAGVFLAVWLFRLIV; the protein is encoded by the coding sequence ATGGCCCGCGGCCGCCGTGCGCGGAACCCCTGGGGGATCCTGGTGCTGGTGATCCTCCTCGGCGGGCTGCTCGGCAGCGTGATCGCCGAGGCGCTGGTGGCCTACCCGGCCCTGGCCTTCCTGGGACGGGACATCCGGGCGGGCATCGACCCGCCCTTCACCGTGGACCTGCGGCTGCTGACCGTGACCTTCGGGGCCACGGTGCGCCTGAACCTGGCCATGGTGGCCGGCGTCTTCCTGGCGGTCTGGCTCTTCCGCCTGATCGTGTGA
- the tatC gene encoding twin-arginine translocase subunit TatC, which yields MTIVEHLEELRRRLLIGLAALAVASVLSFLFVEPLLTWLLRPVVAAGSRVVFLAPTEAFFVRVKVALLAGVFLSLPVMLYQLWLFVSVGLTETERRYALWLIPPAMALFVAGAAFALIVVVPVGVRFLLGYQVQGVLEPMISIGAYTSFLTWFVLAFGLVFEMPIVIVFLTKIGLVTPQALAAWRRYALGAILVAAAPLSPGGDIFSMLMLAVPAYLLYEVSIWIARLVASRPAAAVEQVEGR from the coding sequence ATGACCATCGTCGAGCACCTGGAGGAGCTGCGCCGGCGGCTCCTCATCGGGCTGGCCGCGCTCGCCGTGGCCAGCGTGCTGAGCTTCCTCTTCGTCGAGCCCCTGCTGACCTGGCTCCTGCGGCCGGTGGTGGCCGCCGGGAGCCGCGTCGTCTTCCTGGCCCCCACCGAGGCGTTCTTCGTGCGCGTGAAGGTGGCCCTGCTCGCCGGGGTCTTCCTCAGCCTGCCGGTGATGCTCTACCAGCTGTGGCTCTTCGTCTCGGTCGGCCTGACGGAGACGGAGCGGCGCTACGCCCTGTGGCTGATCCCGCCGGCGATGGCCCTCTTCGTGGCCGGGGCGGCCTTCGCGCTCATAGTCGTCGTCCCGGTGGGGGTGCGCTTCCTCCTGGGTTACCAGGTGCAGGGGGTGCTGGAGCCAATGATCAGCATCGGCGCGTACACCTCGTTCCTCACCTGGTTCGTGCTGGCGTTCGGACTGGTCTTCGAGATGCCCATCGTCATCGTCTTCCTGACGAAGATCGGGCTCGTCACCCCGCAGGCGCTGGCCGCCTGGCGCCGCTACGCCCTCGGTGCCATCCTGGTGGCCGCAGCCCCGCTCAGTCCGGGCGGAGACATCTTCTCCATGCTCATGCTGGCGGTCCCGGCCTACCTGCTCTACGAAGTCTCCATCTGGATCGCCCGCCTGGTGGCCTCCCGCCCGGCGGCGGCGGTCGAGCAGGTCGAGGGCCGCTGA